A single Lolium perenne isolate Kyuss_39 chromosome 6, Kyuss_2.0, whole genome shotgun sequence DNA region contains:
- the LOC139832495 gene encoding uncharacterized protein, with product MEALCAEFDDYFFLPASDTRGGILVAWISRVVQLDSTHYGNNSVTAKVSPVGGGTGWWLTCVYGPQAEADKVAFLAELRDVRGSHPGPWALCGDFNLIYCDEDKNNGNLNRKMMGRFRSFLNGCELKEIYLHGRRYTWSNERETPTLVRLDRVFVTVDWEELHSSCMLRCLATVVADHCPLLLDCTTKSTGRKRFQFERFWLKLDGFDEAVRNAWDVIEGDPDPFRRLTAKLKRTARCLLS from the coding sequence ATGGAAGCGCTTTGCGCAGAGTTTGATGATTATTTCTTCTTGCCGGCGTCTGATACTCGGGGTGGGATTCTTGTGGCTTGGATTAGCCGGGTGGTGCAGCTCGACAGCACCCACTATGGCAATAACAGTGTCACAGCCAAGGTCTCCCCGGTGGGCGGTGGCACTGGGTGGTGGTTGACCTGTGTTTACGGCCCACAGGCTGAGGCTGACAAGGTCGCCTTTCTGGCTGAGTTGCGGGATGTCCGCGGAAGTCACCCCGGACCTTGGGCTCTCTGCGGAGACTTCAACCTGATTTACTGCGACGAGGACAAGAACAACGGTAACCTCAACCGCAAGATGATGGGAAGATTCAGGAGCTTCTTGAATGGTTGCGAGCTCAAAGAGATCTACCTACACGGGCGGCGTTACACCTGGTCCAACGAGAGGGAGACTCCTACCCTCGTCCGGCTTGATCGGGTGTTCGTCACGGTTGACTGGGAGGAGCTCCATTCCAGCTGCATGTTGCGCTGTCTGGCAACGGTGGTGGCTGATCACTGCCCGCTCCTTCTAGATTGCACCACTAAGTCCACAGGGCGTAAGCGCTTTCAGTTTGAGCGCTTCTGGTTGAAGCTCGACGGGTTCGACGAGGCTGTGCGAAATGCCTGGGATGTTATCGAAGGGGACCCAGACCCCTTTCGGCGACTCACCGCCAAGCTAAAGCGCACGGCACGCTGCCTGCTGAGCTAG